DNA sequence from the Streptomyces sp. CA-210063 genome:
CAAGGTGATCCGCGACGAGGAGCGCGGGCGGTGGGTGATGCTGCTCGCCGAGAACGACAAAGTCGGCTTCTACCACTCCGCCGACCTCAAGGCGTGGACGTACGTCGGCGGCTTCATCAAGGGCGGCATCGGCGTCCTGGAGTGCCCCGACCTGTTCCGGATCAGGGCGGACGACGGGACCTGGAAGTGGGTGCTGGGCGTCAGCGCCAACGGCAAGGGCTCCGGGCTGCCGAGCACGTTCGCGTACTGGACGGGTTCCTTCGACGGCACGACCTTCACCGCCGACGCGTCCGATCCCCAGTGGCTGGACCACGGCTGGGACTGGTACGCGGCGGTCACCTTCGACAAACGTGACGCGAGCGGGGTCCTGGACCCTGACGCGCGGTATGCGATCGGCTGGATGAACCACTGGGACTACGCGAACACCACGCCCACCATCGAGTGCGACGGCTTCAACGGCACCGACTCGATCGTCCGCGAGGTACGACTGAAGCACGCGTCGGGTACGTATTACCTGGCGTCCCAGCCGGTGGCGGCCCTGGACGACCATGTGTCGCGCACGGTGGACCTCGGCGACATCGCGGTCGACGGCACACGACCGCTCGACTACACGGGTACCGCGTACGAGCTGACCTGTGAGATCACCTGGGACCAACTGGTGGGCGCTGGCCTCCAGTTGCGGCGGTCGTCGGACGGTGGGCGGCACATCGACGCGGGGGTCTACGGCGGCTACGCCTTCGTCAACCGCGGTTACACCGTGAGCCCCGACACCTCCGGCCGCTGGCAGGAGAGCCGCACGCCGTTCGACCTGTCCGCCGGCACGGTCCGCCTGCGGATCCTCGTCGACCGCACGTCCGTCGAAATGTTCGTCGACGACGGCCGGTACGTGCACTCGACCGAGGCCTTCCCCGACCCGTCCGACACCGCACTGGCGCTGTTCACGATCGACGGGCAGGCGGTGTTCCGGAACGTGGTGATCCGGGAGTTCACGGTCTGATCCGACGGGGAGGTGGCCGGGGTGGTGGAGCCTCGCCCGTCGGTAGGGGAATCCGCCGCGGGCGAGTTGGAGAGGTCCTCTCCAGTTGGCGAGATCAACGGCCCGCACTGAAAACGGCCCAGCGCACCGCCCTCAGCCTCGCCTCGCTCAGGGCGAAGCACATGGCCTTGCTCGCGTTGATCAGCTTTCTGGCGTCGACCCTGACGTCCTCAATGAGCACGTCAGGGTCGACGCGGTACCGCAGGCCGTTGATGTGGTCGACGTCTAGATAGCGCAGGCTGTCGTCGGCGTCAGTGCAGTGTTGTCGGAGCGGCGGATAAGGCCGAAGCCCTGCTGCGTTTCCGTCACGCCGGTTCGCGGCCCAGCAGCGCCGCCCGGCGGTAGTACTCGTACAGCCCGTCGAAGACCGGCATGGTGACGGTCATGGTGTGCTCGTCTTCGCCGATCATGGACAGGGTGATCGTCGTCGTGGGTCTGGCCGGGTGGCTGATCGCCCGCTGGGCGCCGGGCGTCTTCAAACCCGCCGGGCACGGTTCCGCCGACGACGGACCGGCGCCCCTGATTCCCGACGACGCGCTGCACCACGAGCGTCCGAGCCGTGGCCGTACGACGCGCATCCTGCTGATCGGCCTGCTGCTGTGGGCCGTTCCGGTCGCTGCCGTCGCCGTACTCACCGGCACCGGCAGCGTGTTCACCACCCAAGGGCTGTTCTTCTCCGGTACCGCCCTGGTTACCTTCGGTGGCGCCTACGCGGTGCTCGCCTACGTCGCTCAGCAAGCGGTGCAGACGTACGGGTGGTTGAACGCCGGGGAGATGGTGCGCGGACCGGCCCTCGCGGAGACGACACCAGGCCCGCTCATCATGGTCGTCCAGTTCGTGGCGTTCCTCGGCGCCTACCGTGATCCCGGCTCGCTGAACCCCTGGGTGGCCGCCCTGCTCGGCGCGCTGCTGACGACCTGGGTCACCTTCGTGCCCTGCTTCCTGTTCATCTTCCTCGGCGCCCCCCACATCGAGCGGCTGCGCGGGAACCGCCATGTCTCCGCCGCGCTCAGCGGCATCACCGCCGCCGTCGTCGGCGTCATCGCCAACCTCGCGCTCTACTTCGCCGAGCACACCCTCTTCACCACCGTCGACGACCACACCTTCGGGCCCTAGCCGTCCCGGACCTGACGACCTTCCGTCCCGTCGCCCTCGGGATCGCGGTCGTCGCCGTCGTCCTGATCTTCCGGCTGCGCTGGAGCGTCCTGCGCACCCTGGGCGTGTGTGCCGGGATCGGTCTGGCAGCCGCGCTGGCCCGGCTGGTGGTGAACTGACCGGCGACGCTCGGGCGGTGGCCGTGTCGGTACCGGACGCGGTGGTGACACGGACGTTCTGTACGCCTCATGATGGCGGGTCATGGGGGGTTCGGTGTATCTGTCTGGTGTGTGCCGCCACAGCCGGAGGCCGCGTGTGGTGCCGGTGGCGGCTGTGCGGGCGGGGCTGTTCGCCGTGCTCGGTACGGCGGTCGCGGGCACGGTGCATCATCTGGCCTTTGATGCCAACCCCTCGTGGAGCGTGCGGACGCTCGCCGCTCTCGTCCTCTTCGGCCTCGCGCTGCCGGGGGCCGGTCACGACAAGCCGCTGATACGGCAGTTGATGCCGGCGGTCGCCGCGCAGGCGGTCGTCGGCTTTTGGTTCGTCCGGGCCGATGACGCGCTCACGGTTCCCGCGCACGGCGTGTGGCCGTCGTCGGTGCACGCCGGGTGGCCGGTCATCTGTTGCTGACCGTGCTGTCCGCGGCGCTGCTGCGCGGCATGGACACCTGCCGACGGCGGGTGCTGTACGCGGCGGGCTACTTCACCGGGCTCCCGGCCGTCGGGTCGTTCGGGCCGGTGCTGCGGTTCGTGTGCGGCACGCGGTTCGCCTCGCCCCGGCTGGCCGCCGCCGCGTCGGCGCACTACGCGTCGGCGGCGTAGCCCGGCAGGTCACTCGCAGCTCGGCGCCTCGGGGGCGTCCTCGGCATGTCGCGTCAGTGAGCAGACCGTGTCCAGCGCGATCTTCCAGGTGTCGTCCTGGACGACCGCGGCCCCCGGGCCGCCGGTGTCCAGCCGGCGGCCGTCGCGGGTGAGCGTGTAGGTGACGGTGGCGTCCTCGGACGTGGTGTACGACACCGAGGTCACGTCGGCGCGGAGGCGACTGCCGAGCGGGTCGAGGAAGAGGTTGTCGATCATCAGGGCGTTCTGCTCACCGCTCTCGACGACTGCGCTCCTCTCCTCCAGGGAGGACTCCGGGTCGAAGAAGGCCCGCCAGGCTTGCCTGATCTCCTGCTCGGCCTCCTCCGGGTCCTCCGGCGCCGTACCGGTCGGCGTCGGGGACACCGAGACCGACGGGGATCCGCTGGCCGGCGTCGAGCCGGACGAGTCGGAGGCGGGCGGCCGTGTCGTCTCGGGTGTGCCCCCGTCACCGCCGCTGTCGCAGGCACCGGTGAGGGCGAGGGCGGCGGCGGCGACCACCGCCGAGGCCATGCGTGCTGTCGCAGAGGTCATGGAACTCCACCTTCGGGGTCGCCGTGTGGCTGGGCTACCCGAATCGGACCAATTCATCCAGGCGGACCCGCGGACATGTGGACGCGGGTGGGTACCGCATCTCGGGGTAGTAACCTGCCAGGCCCCGAGGTGAGGTGGGACGCGATGAACAGGATTCCCCGTCGGGTTGCCGAGGCGATCGTGGTGCTGGCATCCGCTGCCGTGTTGCTGGTTGCGGCGACCTGGCTCGTGGACAACTTCTGACGCGGCGCCGGCCGCGCGGGCCGCAGCCCCTCACCGCCGGTGGCACGACACGCTCACCGGTGCCTTGGGCTACGACGTCTCCGGCGACCGCCCCGCATCAGCCGCCGACTGACCAAGTGGCTGGCCGAGCCGCACGTTCCAGTGCTCGAACCGTCCGCTGAACTCCGTCGCGGTCAAGGGCGGCACGTCGATCTGCCAGAACGCCGAGTCGGGAGCCCCGAGCGCCCGCACCACCGCGGTGCGTACGCCTTCGGGTGCAGCCACGGCGAGAACGCGACCCTCCATCTGCGCGGCAGAGTCGAGCCAGTCACACCCGGACAACGCCCGTACCCCACTGAGAACACCTTTCCGATGGCCCTCACCGGACACTCCCGGCGAGGGCCGTTCGCTCTGCGCCGACGGGTCACCACACGTCGACGGTCGGCGTACATGTTCTCCCGGCGCAGTCGGCCCTCGTAACCTCCAGCGGGCGCTACGTTGGCGCGATTCCGACGGCCGCGATGAGACGGGGGCCTCTGCACCCCGGCCGTGGCCGCCTGGTGGACGGTCTTCACAGCGATCGTCGTCCAGGGCGTGCCGTTGCTGGTGCTCGGGACGCTGGTGTCGGCGGCGATCGACGCCTTCGTACCCGAGCGGGTCTTCACTCGGCTCCTGCCCCGCAACCCCGCCCTCGCCGTCCCCGTCGCGGGCGCGGCCGGTGTCGTGCTGCCGGGCTGCGAGTGCGCGTCCGTCCCCGTGGCAGACAGCCTGATGCGGCGCGGGGTCGCTCCGGCCGCCGCCCTGGCCTTCCTCCTCTGGCGGTTCTCGGCGGCGACCTTTGTGGTCGCGCTGGTGAGCAGTGTGCTCGTGGCGTGGTGGTTGGCTGGCGGCGGCGGTCCGGGTGGCCCGATCGTCCGCCGACGACGACACGAGCGGAGCCGGCGATCAACACGACTCCGATGACGGGGAGACGACGGCCACCACGACCACAGCCATGGCCACCGCGTTGCCTGGCTGCTCACCATCCCCGCTCTCGCCCTGCTCCTCTTCCCACCGCCCGCCCTCGGCTCGTACAGCGCCGAACGCGCCGCAGCCGAGTACGCGGCCCAGGGCATCGGCAGGTTCCCCGCGCTTCCGAAGGGCGACCCGGTCGACCTGACCCTCGCGGAGTTCACATCGAGCCGAGCTTGCCCTTGGGGTGCCAGGTCCCGGTGACCGTCACCCAGGCGTCGGTGGGCCGGGCGTCGATGCCGCGGATCTCGATCTTGTCGGGTCGTGCGTCGGCCGCGCAGCAGGAGATGAGCAGGCGGGTCACGTACCAGGTGTCGCCGTCCTTGGTGACGAAGCCGGTCATCCGAATCGTGCGGCCCTTCATCGTCCTGCCGCTGTCGTACATCGCGCGGACCTCTTTTGGCGCGAACGGAGGCCGCGTCGACGATCGGCGAGGTCCAGTCCACCTCGCCCCGGGCCGCGAGTTCGTCCAGCACCGCCCTGTGCGGCCGACGCCACAGGCCGGCCTCGGTCCATCGTGAAGCGGCGATGCGCGGTGGCGGGCGACGTGCCGAACGTCGGCGGCAGATACCGCCAGGCACAGTCGCTGGTCAGCGCGTACACCACTGCCGTGAACACGGCCCGCTCGTCACACGGAGCGGTCCCACCACCTTGCGGACGGCAGCGAACGACGGCAGCGAACGACGGCAGCAACGGGGCGGCCGGCTCCCAGAGTTCATCAGGAACCAGACGCTTCGATAGATCAGCACCCACGACCGGCATCATGACGCACGAACATCACGTCACGTGAGACAACCTCTAAGCCTTGATTGGTGCGGCCGACCTGGCGGCCTGCTCGATCTTCGCGCAGTAGGCTGCACGGGCTTCCTCGTCGATCTGCTGCTCGTTTTCGGCGCGCAACCCGGTCCGGCCGTCGAGGCCCTCGCGCAGGATATCGGCGTGCCCGGCATGCCGGACGGACTCGCTGAGGACATGGACCATGATGGCGAACAGGTTCGTGTTGGGATAAGGCTCCGGCCACCACGGCACATGGCCGGGGGCGTCGAGGGGAAGCTCGTTGATCGTTGCGTCCGCGTGTTCCCACGTGCGCCGGTAGAACCCGATGATCTGATCGCGGGTCTCGTCCTCGGTCGCCCACAGATCGCTGCCGTTGTAGTCCTGCCACCGGGGCAGCGGTTCCGGGGAAGGGCGGTCGAAGACCTCGCCGAAGTACCTGGCCTCGACGGTGGCCACGTGTTTGACCAGGCCGAGGAGGTTGGTCCCGGTCGCTGTCAAAGGTCGGCGGGCGTCGTATTCGGACAAGCCGTCGAGTTTCCAGAGCAGCGCCCTGCGGTCCCGCCGCAGTCTCCCGTGCAGGTTGTCTTTCGCGAACTCATCGATCATGCGGCATGAGCCTGCCATGGGCTGCTCGTGGTCTCAAGATCCCGTACGTGGTCCGCAACGACTGGCAGAGCCGAGGCCTGGCCATGGCCGCCGCCCTGACCTGCTACAAGAAGCTCGCGAAACTTGCCACGTGAGACACCCTCTTACTCACGGTCAAGTTTGTCGTTGATCATCGTGGACTCCATCACCCTGAAGCGTCAGCACTGGCAGGCCTCACTGCTCCTCACTTGCCTCCGGGGTCGCGCGAGTTCGGCGGCGGACGGGTCTCCGAGGTGGCCGTTCCGGGCCCGCAGTGCGGTGCTCGCGGTTGGCTCGAAACTCGAAACTCTGCAGCGCGGGAACAATATCGGGGGCGAAACCGGATTCGGATCGAGGTGAAACCGCAGCCTTGCTCCGAAACGGGGTTGAGGGGCTCTACTCGCCGCCCTCGGCGGCGGGCGCGTTGGTGTACCGGAGGCCCTTGGCGCCGCCGGAGCGGCCGGGCTGCCTTGTCGCTCCACCCGCCGCAGCGCTCTCCGATGGTGAGCTGCCCCTCCGGTTGCTGGTCACGGCGCACTCCCAGGGCGGCGGCATGTGGGCTGCGCTGGATGACCCGAGCTATCAGCTCTTTGCGGAGCCGTACGACTCTGATGGCTTCTGCCTGACGGTCCAAGCGCCGGAACCCGGCGATGACGACGCTTCGTGGGAGATCGAGATCGGGCGTTGGGAGCCGGATGATCCTGACGAAGAGTACGGAGACCACACCAGTGCAACAGGCAGCCCGTTGATCGGCTGTGCTCTTCCGGCTGCACCGGCTGCACCGGCTGCCGACGAGATCGCCGACTTGCTGAGTCCGTGGACGAGAGCCGCTGCTGCTTGCTGAGTCCGTGGACGAGAGCCGCTGCTGCTTGCTGAGTGGGCCGAGACCCCAACGGGAACAGTGCTCGCAGGGACGACGATGGTGGTGACCAAGCGCTACGACTCTTGATCGGGGCGCCGGCAAGGATGCCGTGATCCCAGAGCGGCGGCCCAGTTACGGTCGACCTCCCTGCGCATCACTGGCGCTCCGTTTTGAACAGCACGTCGCCCGGCTGCTCCTTGTCTTCTCTACCTTCGGGTAGAGAAGCCTTTCCTGCCGACGGCTGACGATCGGGCCCACGGTCACCGGAATGCTGGTGGTCATGACCTTCACCGCATTCATCATCACCCTCTGCATCGTCGTGATCTGCGCCTCCACGACCTTGACGATGACCAATGAACCGCCGTTCTGGATGGTATTGAGCGTCTGTCTGTTCACCTATCCGCTCAGCACCGTGCTGCTCCGACTGCCTGAACTCGGCAACATCGGGGGTGGGGTCGTGGGGGAGTGGAGCGTACGGCTTGCGGTGGTGAGCGCGGTCACCGCACTACTGAGTTTCTTCATCGGCAACGGCGGGCGCGGCGCTCGTACCCGTGCCGCCGATTGAGCGGGCCCAGGCCCTTTACCTGTGCGGGACCCGGGCGTACGGCCCTGCGTGGATCGTTCGGTGAGCAGCCGGCGTCGAACGCCACTACGTGGGCCGTGCCGAGGGCGGTGCAGCGGACAGTCGGCAACTCGCATCCGCCGAGCACGAGTTGCTCGACATTCGACCCGGGTGTGGTTTTCAGGCGCACACTCCTGGACTCGACGCCGTGGCCGCGGGAGACACACCCCTCACCAAGTCACAGTTCGCCGCAGCTGTCCCACTGGGCCGGATCGGACGCCCGGACGAGGTCGCCGACGTGGTGGCTTTCCTCGCTTCTGGGCAGAGCAGCTTCATTCTCGGAGCCAACCTGTACGTCGACGGCGGCGAGAACCAGACCTGAAACGAGTAGCTATGACCAGCACATCCCCAACAGGCCCTGGCCCACGCCGCGTACGTGCGGTGTCGCGGCGGGCCGGTCGCGGCGGCGGATCGCGAGCGAGAGGTCCCGCAGGGCCGGGGACGGCTGCAGGCCCAGTTCCGTCATGAGCAGCCGGCCCACCCGCTCGTAGGCGTGTATCGCTTCCGCGGGGCGACCTGCCAGGTACAGGGCTCGGATGAGCATCTCCCACGCTGTCTCTCGCAGAGGCTGGTCGGCGGTCAGGTCCTGGGCGGCCGCCACCGCGCCGGTGTGGATCCCGGTCTGCATCAGGGCACCGGGCCTGGTCGGGAATGACGAGCGCGTATCCGTTCGGCCCGCTGGTCAGCGGTTGATGGGGTGCGCACGTCAGCCCTCGTGGTTCCAGCAGTCGGCGCAGGCGGCTGATGTGCGCGTGGATGGCGGAGGCCGCTGCGCGAGGTGGGTTACCGGCCCACAGGTCATCGCAGAGCGTCTCCATGCCGACCGGGCGGCCCTGCGCGACGATCAGGCGCGTGAGCAGCACGCGGCACTGAGGCGGCCCCAGTTCGAGAGGCGTGCCGTCGCGGCTCACCGCGACGTGACCCAGAAGGGAAAACCGCAGCTCGGTATGGGTCATGACGTTCATGGGTGCCCGTGTGGTCGCCCGGTCGGCCCGGTCGGCCCGGTGGGGAATGTATGCGGTGTTCGTCCTCATGGCCGCGTGCCGTCCGTCGCGTGCCAGGCCGTCCGCGGGTGGGCCTGCGCCACGGCCGGGTCTGTCGGTTCCCCGGCGCTGCCCCCATGCTGCTGCCCTTCGGGTGCCGGGGGCGCATAGGCGAGTTGGTAGGGGTACGGGAACTTGTCAGCAGGGGGAGCGGAGGGCGAGGACAACGCACCATGCGGCCAGCGGCGCCGGGCGAGCCACAACACTGCCGCGGCGTACACGACGATCATGGTGGTGTCGATGGCCGCCAGTTGCCACGGCAGGTCGGCCGCCGTCTCGTCGGAGTCCAACCCGCCGACGAAGGCCGCGCCCACCGCGAACGACACCAGGTTGTTCAGCGCGTGCAGGGCTGTCGCAGCCTCCAGTCCGCCGGTACGGACGGTCAGCCATCCGGCGATCCCACCGAATACGACGAGGTCCAGGAACCCCGCGGTGGTGCCCCAGCCATGCGCTGCGGCGAAGAGCACCGCCTGGGGCAGCACAGCGATCCAGGGGGAACGGAAGAACGCGCCCACCGCCTGCAACAGCCAGCCACGGAACACGTACTCTTCGGCGGCCGACTGAAGCGGCACCAGCACCACCAGCATCCCGAGGATGGGCAGGTAGCGGTAAAGACCGACCCAGACGTCGTCTCCGGTGCCGGAGGTCTCGCCGACGGGCAGGAACAGCATGGCGGCCATGGTCAGCGCCACCACGGGCACGGCCACCAGGACGCACAGCGCCAGCCAGCGCTTGCGCAGTCGCCCTTCCACCGAGGAGATGGTGCCGGCCGGTCGTCTTCCCGCCCAACGCACCGTCAGCAGGACGACCGGTATCGCGACAGCGAGATAAGCGAGACTTTGAGCGGTGTTGA
Encoded proteins:
- a CDS encoding AfsR/SARP family transcriptional regulator is translated as MQTGIHTGAVAAAQDLTADQPLRETAWEMLIRALYLAGRPAEAIHAYERVGRLLMTELGLQPSPALRDLSLAIRRRDRPAATPHVRGVGQGLLGMCWS
- a CDS encoding TIGR03943 family putative permease subunit translates to MYDSGRTMKGRTIRMTGFVTKDGDTWYVTRLLISCCAADARPDKIEIRGIDARPTDAWVTVTGTWHPKGKLGSM
- a CDS encoding CPBP family intramembrane glutamic endopeptidase, translating into MTFSAPVPLPPPAVPAAGEPHPYHRLAHATGRHRWWRPLVGTVMVIVGWILLFIVTDAFAYGFGTAKGYPEDGDGGIDFGPVVNTAQSLAYLAVAIPVVLLTVRWAGRRPAGTISSVEGRLRKRWLALCVLVAVPVVALTMAAMLFLPVGETSGTGDDVWVGLYRYLPILGMLVVLVPLQSAAEEYVFRGWLLQAVGAFFRSPWIAVLPQAVLFAAAHGWGTTAGFLDLVVFGGIAGWLTVRTGGLEAATALHALNNLVSFAVGAAFVGGLDSDETAADLPWQLAAIDTTMIVVYAAAVLWLARRRWPHGALSSPSAPPADKFPYPYQLAYAPPAPEGQQHGGSAGEPTDPAVAQAHPRTAWHATDGTRP
- a CDS encoding glycoside hydrolase family 32 protein, translating into MKRSSLGPGETLSRRSLLTASAVGAAGVLLPDLVRPAVAVPREATAACTGSYRAEYHFTVPDQWMNDPQRPIWIDGEYHYYYLYNPDYSTGGTTAGTTWRLATSTDLVAFTDRGIAVPKDTTPNGDVWSGSAVVDTDDTAGFGAGAVIVLATMAPGDVTQAQYLYYSTDDGRTFTNHGTAPVLPNPGVRDFRDPKVIRDEERGRWVMLLAENDKVGFYHSADLKAWTYVGGFIKGGIGVLECPDLFRIRADDGTWKWVLGVSANGKGSGLPSTFAYWTGSFDGTTFTADASDPQWLDHGWDWYAAVTFDKRDASGVLDPDARYAIGWMNHWDYANTTPTIECDGFNGTDSIVREVRLKHASGTYYLASQPVAALDDHVSRTVDLGDIAVDGTRPLDYTGTAYELTCEITWDQLVGAGLQLRRSSDGGRHIDAGVYGGYAFVNRGYTVSPDTSGRWQESRTPFDLSAGTVRLRILVDRTSVEMFVDDGRYVHSTEAFPDPSDTALALFTIDGQAVFRNVVIREFTV
- a CDS encoding chromate transporter, with the protein product MIVVVGLAGWLIARWAPGVFKPAGHGSADDGPAPLIPDDALHHERPSRGRTTRILLIGLLLWAVPVAAVAVLTGTGSVFTTQGLFFSGTALVTFGGAYAVLAYVAQQAVQTYGWLNAGEMVRGPALAETTPGPLIMVVQFVAFLGAYRDPGSLNPWVAALLGALLTTWVTFVPCFLFIFLGAPHIERLRGNRHVSAALSGITAAVVGVIANLALYFAEHTLFTTVDDHTFGP
- a CDS encoding transposase, with the protein product MMPVVGADLSKRLVPDELWEPAAPLLPSFAAVVRCRPQGGGTAPCDERAVFTAVVYALTSDCAWRYLPPTFGTSPATAHRRFTMDRGRPVASAAQGGAGRTRGPGRGGLDLADRRRGLRSRQKRSARCTTAAGR
- a CDS encoding DinB family protein translates to MIDEFAKDNLHGRLRRDRRALLWKLDGLSEYDARRPLTATGTNLLGLVKHVATVEARYFGEVFDRPSPEPLPRWQDYNGSDLWATEDETRDQIIGFYRRTWEHADATINELPLDAPGHVPWWPEPYPNTNLFAIMVHVLSESVRHAGHADILREGLDGRTGLRAENEQQIDEEARAAYCAKIEQAARSAAPIKA